The genome window GACGGAGGATATTTACAATAGAAAAATTCGTTCCTATTTTCTTTTCGTCGTTaaagatttttcataattatcattttcacaAAGAGGAATATTCATATAGAAAATCGAGCCTTCATCGATCTTTATTGGTACTCACCTGATATAATGTTAAACACGTTACATAAACGGCACTGATGAATGGTGTAATTAAATTACTAAGTAATAGTCTGAGTTTCTCATTACTTCCATATGTAATTTGTTCGCTCTCTTGTTTAAAACATTCTACGTTAGTTAAAAACTCCATCTCATGCGTCCACTCATCGGCAATTATGTTTTTATTGTCATCAGTGGGCAATCCAAATTCATTACTTAATAACGTTCTGAGAAGAATATACTTTTCTCGGGtataatctgaaaaaaaaaaatacaacaattcCGGACAAATTCTAATTTCGAAGAGGGTGAGTTTAAATCGCGAAGTTGATGGCattagttttaaaaaatattcactttaTTTTTAGGAACTTGTgggtaaaaaatttaatgaatgaaaatctcTAGAGTTCACCTTCGTCATCACTACTTTTGTGTAAAGATAGAGGATGCGTATTAcacattaaataatttctattATTGAACAACATTTATCCCTAGTTCtaagggaaaatttaattttcaattatataGACGTTGTTTAACTCGCCTGAATATATAGaccttaaaattatttttttattttgtagaATTTGTTGTCAATTACCTTTGGATTGATGTGAAGTGTGTACTGAAACAGCAGCAATTGCTGCTTTAGtaaaaaatgcgaaaatgGGATTGACATAAATCCCAAGGTTGATAGCAGGAACAGCTATTTTCATTGTTCTCTCATCCAAATCGTGACCCCTGACATTtcgaatttttcctgattttaCATCCCGATAATTATCATGAAGAGTCAACGAATTATGTAAATCGAAACTCAGTAAATTTTTGTGAGTATTCAGTGACTCTTTGATGTCATCTTTTTCAGATCGCCTGTATGACTCGTCGTCTCcactataattaataaaattaatgaactaaGGTCCAGTCGGATAAACCAAACTATTTGGAATAGATAGTTTCTGTTTCTCAGTGATTCAGTGATAAATGATCTTCTGACTGATCAGAGTAATGATTCAGAAATGTATGTTTCCTTTAACGTTTATATGATCGACTaactctatttatttttaaaaattttcagggtAAACCACCACACAAAACTTGTTCTTGGcacattttttacaaaaatttctttttgttcttttcagcattaaatttttaatttaatacaaCTCTTGATTAAACTAAAGAATCAACCACAAAACCAAGAATACATCAACTCCTTTCAAACACATTGTAAATAAACAATCATCTCAGAGTAGTCGTAAATATTTCTGAGTGACCTTCATTATTGGCTCAGCGATATCGATTGttcgacaaaattattctcatttccCACTTACCTGTCaacttttggaaaaattgtggCCCCTTGTTTCTTCATAATTTCCTTCAACCAGCAGTAGTCCTGCAGTAGTCCGTCAAAACAATACGGATTACGTGGATATGAATGAACACGTTCATTGAATAGTACAGCAATCAAATTGAAGGGCATGAATACGGTATTTCTCTTGTGGCTCTCAATGATTTCAAACGCTAAATTTTTCACAACCTCGGTGGGTAATTTTGCATTTGGAGATAAGGCACTCGTCCTACGTATATTGTAGTCCATGAATTTTTGTGCTGATATCGGTGGTCCTATGTTAAAATATATGTGACCGTGTCCTCGGTCTTCCTTGAGAATCGATAGGGATTTGAAAAGTCCACTAGTGGTCTCTGCTGGCTTTGGAACCCCGAGTAGTTCGTATGAGAACAAAGACTCTTCTAAGGGTCTATCGTATGCTACGCTTATTGGTACAAATTGAATGTCTGGCACGAGACCTTGGAACACCGCCTCAAGGATCATACTCAGTAGTCCTAGAATTGGACCAGAATGATATCATTTTTGTTCTGCTAATcaatagaaaatgaaaaatggaccAGTAGTGAACGGAAATGCCCGAGATATTCAATATCATGATTCAACTGCTGAGCCTCCCCCTCTCAAAATatagtttcaattttttttaggacTAGAACAAAAGATTTGTTTTCCACACGAGGAGCGAAAcacttcaataaaaattaggtGAAGTTTTGTAAATTCTACGGAACGTATTTTGTTAAACGCATAACTATTCTATTTCCATATAAAGATAGAATTCCATTATTTGGACATTTTAAATCTTCATTATATAATAATTGCGTTGATTTAATTAGAATGTTAATTTAAATAGAATTCAATCGCAATTATCCGGCAATTTAACTAGAATTTTATGCCTCTTCTCGACTGATCTAAACGACAAaagttggaataaaaatacccCTGAAAGGACCCACTCATTCTCGAGATATTTTTACTTTCAACTCACCATATTTGGGCGATATGCTCTTCTGGCTTCTGCTTCTCGTTccttcgataaaaaattcaattgctcGGTCGCTATTTTCAACTAAAGACGCGACATAAgccttgaaaatttccttgtaTAATAAGTCATGAGAGAAACTTCGTCTCAAGTAAAATGCTCCAGTTTTACGAAGCAATTCACCAACAATTTTCATCCTGTAAAAATCCATTCCACTGGCAATATTTGGCAGGGCCATTTCATATGTAAAAAGAAGGTACGACATCAGTATAAAATCCAGGTAACTTCTGTGGGATGGCACATAGACGTACTGTACATCAGAGTGTTTCATCTGCTCGCGTATCTCGAGTAGATACTTCTGGTTCACTCGAAAACTCATTAAAATTCGCTTCAATACTTTAACGGTTAGCAGACCTGGAACATTTTACGATTATCAGAAGTGGTAAAtatgagaaaaatcgattttattacttatgacaatttttaatgatttcgtttgattttttccactgaaaaaGTGATTCAAAAATTGAGATTGATTGAATTAGAGATTAATGATGATCTTCCACTGATAGAATGATTATCGAAGgcattagaatatttttttaaacttattAACGTGTGGTTCCGCGTCAACATCacttaaaaaatgattcaaagGTTCTCTAAAAGACTCGAAGGAGATTGTCCAGagcaaaaataatgtttaGCAACAATGTCAAGtttcaatcagaaaatatGAAGAACTAGGTGGGAATAGTTTTTTCGTAACGACAAGGTTTCAAGCGTGATTAATCACTTATCTCTGACAAACGAAATATTTAAAGCAGCTCTACACTcttaataaattcaaagattatcGTAAACAATTTATCagctgtttaaaaaaaaattgaaaaatcagcaCTTAATAGTGTCGGGAAAAACTAACATTTCCGTTGTTGTCGAGgttaaaatctgaatttttaatcattacaCGTAGAAAAAGTCCATAAATTCTTTGACGCGTCGTGGAAGATAATCCACCGTTTAGGAAACAAATTGAATTATGGGATGATAAGAAGCAAATGTTGGAAGAAATATCAGTACTTcccgaaatttaatttagataatGCTGACTACGTaggaattttttcgaatttcacTCATGCAattagttggaaaattaggtaaatgaaaatatttaaaagcaGTGTATCCAGTCGGTATAATACAAGAGTCAGAATTCATGAGAAAAGGTACTTGTTCAGGACGAAAATCCCTCTCGCAAAGATTAGAATTCTTGAAGAATTCATCAATTGTACTGCCATAAAGGCTctacaaattttcaataaatttgacgtttcattttgaggtgtttagAAGTTATCATGGAAACAATTTCCCCCCAAATATGACAAATAGATGTTTAAATTTTATGTCGAACCCTCAGAGATTTTCAAAATGGAATAATTGCGCTTTCAcgatttccataattttcggactaataattaaataataacaaattctTCAGCCACAGAATGACTAACAAAAGATGATTTCAGAGCCAAAGTGAACAGCTCTCATTAACTAGAGATTAGTAACATTTGCAGaaccaaaaaattttgaaggcaTTTTATGGCTAATAAATATCAACTCTATAGTGAAGGAGTAAACCGAGTTGAGTCCATTTAACGATTtatgaaagggaaaaaaattcattacctTCTTTGGTTTATTCTACAaaaggtaaaaaatatttatctcctCTAGATTCCCACATATGCATGAAAAACTACTCAATAAACAAGATCGACATAATTCAATTTACGGCTTCAGTACGAAAGTGACATTTGCATAAGAAGATCATAAAAGTCGAATAGGATCGTATGAATAAGTAAAAGACAAAACTGGGACTCCATTTTCATGAACAATTTcgagttatttttcaaaatttgctGATTTCTTTATGACTCCTCATAATCTTCGCTAATTTCCAAAAGTCATTATAAATATTGACCTAAAACCACTCGATTTCCCGAGGCTCCAGCTAGTCTTTTCCTTGACTTCCATTTGAGTTATGTAATACAGtccgccccccccccttccccaccACCATGTGCTAAACGGAAAAACGAAAGTCTCAGTTTCGCACACCTTTTGTCggtattttttaaacactGAAAAAGGTTGCATACAATTAGAATAAGAATTCGCTTAAATTTCAGATGTGACCATTATCCAAAATGCTTTTTAGTTTGTGAGAAATCTCTACAAACGATgtgtgaaatttttaatttttatttttgctatACGAAATGAATTaccagaaaaatgaaattagaacttgaatatattattgaaaatactaatgaacataaaaaatatctctaaactattttacatttattatGGACTTGTTCTGTTCCAAATGTTAATTAACGAACTGTTAATCCCAGAATATTTCCAAATTCCGAAAACTAATAATTTGTTAACGAATTCTGTTGTAATGCCTGaaatttaataatcatttACTTCGTTTAACTTTTGTGTGATTTTATTGTACGAGTTTCGGGTCCTTAATGGACTAAATTTGTCGACGTTTCTATTAACTAATTTCGTTTTTGTTTCTTTGGGAGGATTATGTCCAGGAGATTCTTGTTTGGGGGAATACGTCCTAGAACCCATTGTTAGACACTTCAATCAGGCATCACCTCCAATATGCGCCCAAAATGATAACAATTCCTACACTGAGTGAAAAATATCGTGGGTTTAACGAGATATATCTTGTTGGATGCATATTctttcatataaaaatataattctattGTTTCAATGTTTTAATTGTTGATTTGCATAATGAGCCCGCAATAAAGCGTAGACAATTAACAATTCCGTTAAAAATGTACCATTATgctattaaaaattgaaatattcgaGGAAAACGAACTAATATACGATAGATTCAAACCCTCATTTGATCGAAGCATGAGGTTCGTGTTTGGAGCCCTCAGAATTATTCCGTTGTCGATATTGATTGTGACCGATTGATTCAGTCAAAGAATAATCGTTctgttttattaaaattttctctttgCATACATGTTTGCAAGATgtatcaatatttatgaccACACAAATCATAAACTGTTGCTGGAAACGTTTGATGGCAAAgggttttttgtattttttcattgaatggtCGGAGGTAAAAACCAGTCTGAAGTGCACAATCTTTTGCTCGcaaatttcatttccctcaTCTAGATCGCAGTTTTTGGATTAAACGCCGCAAGATATTACGTCACCCGGCGATAAAAATATGATCTGACGAGTGCGATGTTATAATCGGCAAATAATACTTTTATCGTCGTGTGGCATAATGAACTATAAGgatatacaaatatattttacagTTCAGTGCAGACGACgctataaattcaataattgctAATTGATTTGCATGTGAATAAGTTTTTtaatcatgaatattcaattgtaTACTAACATATCGTCTTTTCCTCGATTGCATTCATCTTGCGATCGGCTTTAACTCAAACGCAAATTTTAACGTTCAGATCGTTTTACGCGAAACTTCATTGTATTATATTCCTGTTTCGTATTCTATGTAATGACTTCTGATTATGTAAATTACCTTATGTGCTGTGGATATATTAAATAAGGGAATCAGTACGATTAAAATTCGATTTTCTACATAATTATTATACTCTGAACATCCGTTTTTCACTCATAAGTAAATagaatcaattatttaaacattcataaagctttttttctaataaaattgatttctgaagaaattattttcaaggcACAAAGTTGATTACTTATAAGaatatttatggaatattcaTAGAATTATTAGGAACTCAAAAATTCCTACCATAAGATAAAATTTCATACTGTTatccagtgaaaaaattcaccattTCAATATTGAACTTTCTAAAAATCTGATTGTCCCTCATGTGCAAACACGACTTCAAAACCGCAATTTCTTCACGTACAATAAAATTGTAGACAATTCAGGAGCGAAGCCatgaaacgagataagttcACTCATTTCCGAATTGAGTTTCTTTGCGATATCGCCGAATTAaagagagatagcggaattttcGTCAAAAAATTTGGTGTAGCTCTGaattcgctccacaaaaaaggttctacTGATAATCTCCCTATTTCCCCTCGATCTCAAGATATTCATCACAAACTGGTGAATAGTCAGCAGTGACTTATCTCCTTTACCACTTCGCCACTGACATTATCGTCCACATTATAAACTGCAAAAACCgttaaacattatttttatttgtaacaAAAAAAGGCCACTAATTCCTCGGACTGAATTCCCCTAAACCCGTCAGCTTAAAGGTTTATGtgacaatggaaaaaattgaaatatcgaGGACAATTATGACTTACCAATCCATCGAACAGTAGGTAGATGTGCCTTGCTGGCCATCTCCTCGAGCATATCCCTAGCCTCCCTCCTGACAATGGCCTTGTCCACTCCCCTAGCAGCAGCCAGAGTTTCCACAGTAAAAGCTACCCTGGGGTGATTCAATGCCGCCTCAATGGTTTGTTCCCTGGTGTACTTCATTCCCGGAGGCAGAGGATGAGGTACAAGAGGATCCATGCATCTCGATACccataaaaaatcagaactcTTGCGTCTCTCTCCGAGTAAATCCACGTAATCGCTATTATCCCCCATTATCACATGAATTTCTCCTTGCGAGCACTCGGTCAATTTGTCACAAAACACCTGGGAGGTAATACCATCAACTGACCATTCGTTTATGTATTATATACATCCACTGCCTCACCCATCGCCCAACTCCAGACACTTAACATTAAAACAAAGTCCAGGGCTCATTACCATTGCAAAATGCAAATCACTCAGGTctcactcgaaaaaaaaataaagtaatcGAGAGATTCCAGTGTCACCGGTCCCCTGTTGTGACCTAAAAAGCCGGGGATTTTGTTTGAACACTGACGTTTACCCTCTCTCCTTGTATTTATCACTCTGCTTCGTCCTCTCTGTCGCGCTCTTGTCGATGATGTTGTAATACTGATTGTCAATGGCGAACACAGGAGTGGGGTGCACTGGGAAACACGAATGTGACAATATGGCAGTGATAGTAATGCGATGCGTACGCAGATATCCGACAGGTGATTGTTTTGCGTTacatgaataaattcaatcgTTTGTACTAGGTTTGTGTCCGTTTGTACTGAGGTTCAAAAGTTTTGTTAGCCTCTCCTGCAATTTTAAATgactaattaaaaatcgaaGATGACTTTGGCCGACAGATTAATAGACCGAGATTTGTCAATTGTTTCACTCGATATCGATAGAGAATTGTTGGTAGTgcgataatttatttgtatAATTGTTGGTTAGTGGAAAATGTGGCACACAGCGATCACTACTCACAGATACCCGGTAGTCACGAGGGTTCCGCCTGTGGCACACAGAGGTCACTTCTCAGatttatttatgtaaaaataaatgagaaactaaCGAAATATTTTAAGAGCACTAGAAACGAGTACAAACCTAGTACAAACGATAGAATTAGTTCATTTCGCGGAAATGAATCACTTGTTTGCTATCGACATAGggatctctctttgtctccaCCACCCACCAAAGTCGACGGTGGCGTCTCTCACCACAAAACTATCAATCTCTACCTTGTCGACGCTGTTTAACCCACCCTGCGCCGCCTGTACAGATGCGgaggctccgttcgtacttgttcaactggacagagaattttcaaacggtgagagcaccattgtgcagggattcaactgtcgagacaaaaaaacTATCAATCTCTACCTTGTCGACGCTGTTTAACCCACCCTGCGCCGCCTGTACAGATGTGGCTATGCctagttttttctctcgacagttgaatccctgcacaatggtgctctcaccgtttgaaaattctctgtacagttcatcatttgtacagttgaacaaatACGAACGGAACCGCCCATAATGACTCCCGCGGTGGGAGGCGCTACCATCGATTCTGGCGGCTggcagcgagaaagaaagATTTGTATGTTAATAGGAGACAGGTGATTTCTTTTCGCAAAATGAACTGTCGTTTGGACTAGATTCGTACCCTTTTCTACTGCACTTATAATGTTTCCTTAGTTTCTCATCtagttttaaataaataacgtgATTAACCCTCATGAATGGAGAGTATTTGAGAGTAGGGGTGACTGTGTGCCACATTTTCCATTAACCAATaattagataaataaatgattgaacTACCAACCATTCTATGTCAATATGAAGTGAAACAATTAACAAATCGGTTGGCCAAACTCATATTGGATTGTTAATCgttcattttaaattaaatgagaaACTAACAAAACGTTTGATGCTCAGTACAAGTATCAGCCATCTACATTTGAACATTAAACATTTGGgattaatgagaaaatatttaaagccTGGATCATGTACATGTTATTGTTAGTAACATTGAATGTtcagataatatttttaaagatgGGAAAGGCAAATAAACCATTTTACAACAGCGACAAATTATTTGTACAAATGACTTTCTTATTTTCTTCCTTCTCTTTAATTGTAAGgtataatgaattttttttattgtagtaAAATTAGAGTAATAACAATCACATACCGTGTTCAACTATCAACGAGATGTTTAACACACATGTTAAAAATTGATgggatataaataatttagatCGCATCCTTCTAATCAATTATTTCTCATTCGTTCATGGTTTGTTTCTTTCTTTGATCTTAAGATGAAGATTTACGATGCACTGGGAGTGCTTAAAAATCACGtaacattaaaaatatatatgtataatatatataatatgtaTAAATTGTCGAGtcgtttttttactttttaaattttttttacgctttttctattttcctataaatatttatctaaAAATCTTGGTTTTTTGTGGCAAATCAAAAAATCACTTTTAAAGATAAACAAGTTCGTAATAATTCTCattacggttttttttttagaaattactTAAACGTCATCGCAATTTCATAGTTCAACGTATTAaaaaagaatttctttactttcacatttttttttctctttcattatttattattcattttttttaggcACCAATGGTATGCGGACCCTGTCTTTGGTACGTACGAccgattagatttttttttccattaataaaaaagaaattaattgaacaaaGTAGACACGTTAAAAATTCGTGTCAACAGTTAAACCGAGTGTTACTATCATTTTGTTCTCTCAGATTTTTCACGTTGTCAGTTGGATGTTTTGCAACCAACTTGagtgtttttcttttcattaattaaaaaaaaagagaaaaaactaataaattgagataaaaattgaacgaaTTTTCGGGGCAAAATTCGTTATTATGACAACACATGTGTCCCGATATGCACGTTCCtgatgatattaaaaaaaaatacagtctCAGTCTTCTTCCTTCTTCTCTGGTTTCAAGTCCACCATTGCGTGTAGCTCTTCCGGACTGTAtctgaaataaataacaataaattaacGATATGTCCATTGATCATTCTATCCAGTTGATCAAAATCTGGTTAACACTAACATTGTTCACTCACTCCATTAAGTGATAATGTTGATTGACATTAACCGATAATTATCGAGACAATTGTTTAATTAGCAAGAGCATTGTAGACTTTAATCTTTCCTCCTATTAATTTACAACTGAGTCatcaatgataaattattatcacaCTCACCCAAGAAGACTCTGCAAATCACAAACGAAGCGATAGACGTATCTCTTTCCGGCTGTTTTGTGGATAATATTTTTGTCGTAATAGTAACGTAACCCAcgactcaatttttcataattcattTTGGGTTTATTTTTACGTATACCCCAGCGACGAGCCACTTCATCGGGATCAGTTAATTTGAATTCCCAACCATCACCAGTCCATGATATGAAACCTTGACACGATTTATCAGTGAGTAATTCTAGGAGAAACTGCCACAGTTGTATTGGACCAGATCCAGTGAAACATGGGCCACCACCTGAAACAAATAGAAACACCACTAAATTCGCCATTTCTTATAAATGCGCAGGCTCAACTAAAATCAAACACTCAGGAAgaattttataacaatttcTCATTACATTTTCTGCGTCTGCATATACGACTCCCGATACTtgttacatattttttaaagccaaaataaatttatttaatcaaagAACTGCTTATTTCACccgatgaaaaatgaatcgacattgaataaaaattaattacatctctgaagaaaaattatttcatcggATGTCATCAAATTATGATAAAGCCTTCAATTTTATGCAGCTTTTGGCCATAATATGCTCTCATTAATATGCTCCATTTTCACGTTGGACGATCTCAGAAAATTTACtcgcataaaaataaaaatataaaaatcactgattaaaataaaaaaaaaattgagtgaaaaaatcaCTGGTAAAGAgtaataatgaaattgaaaaaattagtaaaaaaatctCTATGCTACATAAATTTCTCGATCATTGCCGACACTCCTCtaaactgaaaataaaaatgttacgTAATATTTACCAGTGTATCCAGCCAGCATAGCACTCTGCAGCAACGGTTTCTGATCAGGATTATTAGCAATCGACGCTGGATGATGAGGATTCGTTGAGTCACGTGGTGCTAAACCCGCCAAAAAAGCTGGATGATGAGATAAATGTTCACCAAGTTGTCCAACCCCCCACTGTTCAGCCCCCACCCCAGGATTGGAACCGCCAGTTGGATTGCCACTCCCAGGAACAGTTTGAAAAGGTGTTTGATCATATTGTCCATAACTTCCCTCACTGTATCCCTCGTGATAACGACTTCtcggataatttttaaacggtGGTGGCTGATATTTTGGCTCCAAATGAATTCCACTTGTACCATAAAACTCGGGGGAGCCATCCAAATTATAAGGATGGGATGTTTGATGCTCCTGTTGGAGATTGTGATACTCCGATGACTCGTCGTAACCTGAGTAATGGGCTGGTGTCATGTAACTGTCTGTTGGTGCGTTATTGACCCGTAAATCATTCTCGTTATTAGCAGTTGCACCGAGATCATTGCCACTACCACCACCTGGcataccaccaccaccactgctCTGCAGGTGTTCGGATATATGGTGGCTACCGTAGTTTGCtggaaatcaatgaattttagaTGATTAGACGTTATTTTTGGTGATTTAATCTTCTTATGTATTATCCctctttcaaaattaaaatacgaTCCGAAAAGCGTCAAAATTATTcagtcaataataatttttcgcaGCGTTTAAAAACTTCTACTAAagacaaatgattttttatgacgACAAATGAAGACAATGGATCCCATCAAGAAAATTCGAGCAACAATCACTTCAAGAGGCTTTTCCATCAAAATATTGTAGGACACGTGAAAAAAGTGTTGCATATTTCCTTAAATTTGACTTTCCTTACACAATCatttaaacattatatttattttatacacTTATATGCATTTACGCGTTACAAGTACATATATTTggcggaaaaaatatttttttctcgtgtccattatagaaaaaatatataaattcatatttaaatatttactcgTCACGAGTAAATATATTtggcagaaaaaatatttttttctcgtgtccattacagaaaaaaatatataaattcatATTCAACATCTTATCACTTGTTCCCCTCTTCAAACAACTAGATATcatcaataaacaatttttcaaacagtGTTTACTCAAAAGTGATATCTCCATTTCATTAAATCAATCAAgttaaattcattaaactcGTCATTTTTATCATAGAATTAACGATCAATGATATTacagtaaaaataaatcatagtTTCAGATATTTACCTTCCGCTTTGAGCTGATTCAAATTCCGTAAATGTATATATGCATTATTCGCgttattattgttgttattgttgttattattattattatgattgcCAGTTGGTGTTGTTGAGTGAGAATTTTGTTGTTGAGAGTTGTGATTGTGCGGTGGTGGTGATGTTTCATCTCTCTGGCTATCATCTTGGCATACGGGACTGCGTAAATGATTGTAACCACCTGAAACATCAAAtgataacaaaataattagttGTTTATCTTGATGGGCATACGGAGTACAGTAGAGTCAAATTATTGGGTTCAGTTTACactttaaaattcaatgacgATGGGGAGACGGCTAattggaggatttttttttgtttgatttaAATCCGGAGATGTGATTTGTGGAGAGAAAGACGGGGCATAAGAGCAACGGGTGAAACTTGTGGGCGGTAACGTACATCATTGGCTGGGAGAAGCTCCGCCTCTCCCTGTGTCGGCATCCTTTCCCTCGTGACAAGAGCGCAAAAGGTGATTTTTGATGAGATATTTTATTGAGAGgtggaatttttaatcaatttgttGACTTGttgctttgattttttttacttgattttatttcaagGTCTAGGTGATTGTGAAGTAAAAAGTTATTTTATAgagctttggaaatattggTGGGACGcaaaaattagaattttggcaaatagtttttttaataataatttgaagCCATTTGAGGAATTAAATTTCGGGAATTTGATGGTCCGAAATAAATATGAtgcacaattatttatttatttagtgtttaggacttttttttctcaatttactGAGTGATTAGAAAAATCGAAGTAGAAGGAAACTTTTGAAAAGGTTTTGAATGAAAGTACCAGTTAAACTGTTTACGCGTGAATTTGTCtgggttaaaataaaataattttcggaaaaatatttccaaaaggAAATTTTATGCATTGAGTTTTACccagtattttatttatgtataTTGTTAACGTATTAATTGATCCTGAAACTGATTTTTCGCTGAGGTTTGCGGTGACTTTAACGAATGTTAATGGAGAGATCGTAA of Diachasmimorpha longicaudata isolate KC_UGA_2023 chromosome 3, iyDiaLong2, whole genome shotgun sequence contains these proteins:
- the LOC135160361 gene encoding dihydroxyacetone phosphate acyltransferase, translated to MVFCDKLTECSQGEIHVIMGDNSDYVDLLGERRKSSDFLWVSRCMDPLVPHPLPPGMKYTREQTIEAALNHPRVAFTVETLAAARGVDKAIVRREARDMLEEMASKAHLPTVRWIGLLTVKVLKRILMSFRVNQKYLLEIREQMKHSDVQYVYVPSHRSYLDFILMSYLLFTYEMALPNIASGMDFYRMKIVGELLRKTGAFYLRRSFSHDLLYKEIFKAYVASLVENSDRAIEFFIEGTRSRSQKSISPKYGLLSMILEAVFQGLVPDIQFVPISVAYDRPLEESLFSYELLGVPKPAETTSGLFKSLSILKEDRGHGHIYFNIGPPISAQKFMDYNIRRTSALSPNAKLPTEVVKNLAFEIIESHKRNTVFMPFNLIAVLFNERVHSYPRNPYCFDGLLQDYCWLKEIMKKQGATIFPKVDSGDDESYRRSEKDDIKESLNTHKNLLSFDLHNSLTLHDNYRDVKSGKIRNVRGHDLDERTMKIAVPAINLGIYVNPIFAFFTKAAIAAVSVHTSHQSKDYTREKYILLRTLLSNEFGLPTDDNKNIIADEWTHEMEFLTNVECFKQESEQITYGSNEKLRLLLSNLITPFISAVYVTCLTLYQWDNLIMEGPTEKNILKESQRQAETLLFEDNSLVRHPYTLSLDLYSSTLVSLVSYGAIKLVQNQPNYEIDRPNISTVIGDLETILLSRETPGSYLDIGLTLIRQADNTLQAKL